ATTGTGGAGAATACCATTCAAGGAATCGTTCAAGCATATTATTCCGCGCTTCTAGAGCAAGAACGTTTGAATACGCTGAAAGAAACCATGAAGCTTTCTAGAATGAAATATCGTTATTCTGAAGCCAAGCTGGAACTGGGTAGCGCTGTAACCTATGATGTATTAAGAGACAAAAACAACTACTTGACAGATTCCTCTAATTACTTGAATCAAGAATTAAAATACCGCAATGCATTAAGGCAACTTAATGTGTTGCTTGCTGAGGACGTTCAAGAAGAATTTGTATTGATTGATAAACTCAGCGCCAGTGAAAAAGACTATGCTTTTGCTGATCTTCATTCAAGGATGACTAAGGACAATAGTACGCTTAAAAACCAATTTATTAATTTGAAAATTCTTCAAGAAGATGTCAAGCTTGCTAAAACGGCCTTAATGCCTCGACTAGGCGTAACTGCCGGAGCTTCTTATGAAAAATCATATTTTGCTGACATTAGCGAATCAAAACCTGAAAACCAACCGACAGTAGACATAGGAACTACTAAAAACTATTATATGAACTTCTCCCTTGCCTACAGACTTTGGGATGGAGGTAAGATCAAGCGTAGCATTCAAAATGCTCAGATCCAAGAAAGAATAGGCAATCTGCAAATTGACAAAATGGAAAACGAGCTTTCCAACTTGCTTTTATCAAACTTAGAGTTGTACAATGTTCAAAAAAATGTGCTAAAAGTAAGAGATGAAAACTTGAAAACAGCCGATTTGAATCTTGAGCTTGCGACTGAAAAATTTCGCAATGGAACAATCACAACTTTTGAATTCAGAGATGTTCAAATCAATCAGCTAAGAGCCTCGCTTGAGAAGCTTCAATCCATTTACGAGCTTATCAACACCGACACTGAATTGATGAGAATTTCGGGAGGAATTTTAACCGAATTGAATCCGTAAAACATTTGCAAATATTTTATTTTTTAAGCAGCTTCGTGCTGCTTTTTTTATTTTACAAAAAAAGTATGTAATTAAGAGATTCAATCACTTTCTAGCAATCAATGAATACGACAGATATACCTTCAATATTCCATCAACATATCGAAAAAGAGCCGCATAATCAGTGTGTTATGTGTGAATGCAAACTTCTTGATAATGATACCCCTTACATGATTGAAAAAGTATTCAAAAGATATCCTTCCACTACCACTATAGATGTATTAATAGAATATGCGATTTGCTTCGAATGCGCGAAGAAAATGAGAAAGCAATTGTCAGCGGATTCCCTCGCGAATGTGGAAGCTTACATGAAAAGCAAGATCGATATTGATGCTCGTGCAGAATTCGTATCTAAAAACTCTGAAACTGACAAATGGATGGAAAACTGCGTATTCTTAGGCGATAAGATTTCAGAATGCAATGAATTCTCCATACAAGGGCAATTCTTCAATGACCAAATGCTTTTGACAGGAATGCCATACGCTGTTTCTGAAAATGCAATGGATGAATTAGCGGAATTAATATCACCAGAAACCAAGGATGTTTTAGACGACTTCATTGGAAAACACTTTTCAGGACCTCCAGAAGTAGAAGAAATTCTCAAGCAAAACCGATTCATATTAATCTAGTATTTGTAAATCATTAAAATGAGCTCTAAACCTATAGGCATATTTGATTCCGGTGTCGGCGGGCTTTCAGTTTGGAAAGAAATTTCCAATCTATTGCCCTATGAAAATCTTGTTTATTTCGCGGATCAAAAAAATTGTCCATATGGAACCAAAACTGAAAAAGAGATATTAGAGCTTGTCGCTAAAGTTTGCGACTTTTTAATTTCTCGAGAATGCAAAATGATCATAATGGCATGCAATACGGCCACAGCCCATGCTATTCAAACATTAAGAAATAAATTCCCTCATATTCCATTTGTAGGAATGGAGCCTGCTGTCAAGCCTGCTATCATTAACAGTAGAACGCATAAAATCGGAGTACTGGCGACACAAGCCACACTACGTTCTGAATTTTTCAAGAAACGATCCAGCAAATACTTGCATGAGCAAAGCCAATTGTTTTTACAACCAGGCCATGGCTTGGTAGAACTCGTCGAAAATAGCAAAGCAAGCTCTCCAGAAGCAAAAGCACTATTGGAGTCCTATTTATTGCCAATGATCAATAAAGGCGCAGACCACCTAGTTCTGGGCTGTAGCCATTATCCTTTTTTTCATAAGATAATTCAGGAAATCATAGATGCTCATTCAAGCGAAATGACAATACTTGATCCAGCTGAAGCTATTGCCAGAAGGACTAAAAACTTATTATTGGAAAGCGGCAATCTGAATGATAGCCCCCTTCCCCCTTTCTTCCAATTCTTTACCAATGCCAATATTGTCGCTTTGGAATCTTTTATTAACAAAGAGCTTGTCCAAACTAAAAACAATCTAAATTCATCGTACGAAATAAAATTAGTCGCAGATCAATAAAAAAGACCATGATTTCTCACAGTCTAATATCATCATGCTTTATTTATTTTAAAGCTATTAATTAATTCTTAAATGAACATTTTTTTATAAAATCATCTTTTTCTTAAAGTGATAATGGTAATCTCCGGCCAGATACCAAGCCTTCCCGGAAATCCATGATGACCAAAACCTCTGTTCACATACAAGTACTCGTTCATTTGCTGATAGAGTCCTCCCCACATTTCATATCTGTATTGCACGGGACTCCATCTAAATTTCCCTAATTCAATTCCGAATTGCATCCCATGCGTATGGCCAGCTAATGTCAAGTCTATTCTATTTGAATGCTTCAATACCTCATGACTCCAATGCGTAGGATCATGGGACATCAAAATTTTAAAATCAGAAGGGTCTACGCCACTCAAAGCCGCATTCAAATCTCCATTTTGAGGAAATGGAGGTTCTCCCCAGTTTTCCACTCCGAGTAATTTTATAGATGAATCTCCTTTACTAATGGCAATGTTCTCATTCATCATCAACTTAAAGCCCATTTGGGACTCAATATTCATCAATTTTTCCAAATTAGCTTGTTTACTCAATTCATCTTTCCAAGGCACATAAGAAGCATAATCATGGTTTCCTAGCACAGAATATTTACCATCAGGAGCTTTCAAGGATTTCATCATATCTATAAACGGCTCGGCTTCTTCGGCAATATTATTCACCATATCTCCAGTGAATAGTATTAGATCAGGTTTCTCAGCTTGCAATTTATCAATTCCCTTACCGACTCTTCGTATACTATCAAAAGTTCCCAGATGCATATCAGAAATATGAGCGATTCTATACCCATCAAATTCTTGCGGCAAATTGTCAAAAAACAATTCAATCTGAGTCACGCCAAACTTATATCTACCCCAAAACACTCCATACAACATCCCTAAAAAAATCGCCACTCCAAACCAGAATGAAACCAAAGCTCCATAATACAATAAATGATTCCATCCAAGGTCAAATGCTCCTGCCAAGTCACTCAACCCACCAAAAACACCCAATACCAAAGAGGAAGCCAAGCCCAAAGCGGCTGAAAATATCGCTGAAATGATAAACGCGAAAGTAAAACCGCCAATTATATTCGTAGTCAATGAAGGGTTACTTCGCTTAAATGGATCCATAAAAATGAAATGCAATAAGCCCCCCAGAGCCAGTGCAACTAAAACAAAGTAGATTTCAGCTGAGTATGAAACATTATTAAAGAGTCCAAAACTACTCCAAAACCAATACACTCCACCCACTATCATTGCTATAACAGCAAGCGGTATAACTATCATAACTTTTCTCATATCAATACTCTGCCAATGTTATTTTATTCATTTGATTCAAATATTCTTTTTTGAAAGGCGCTTTATAACGCACAGGCTTTGTTTCCTTTTCTCCACTCACAATCTTATACATCAAATTATAAACACTTTTTTTATGTTTGAAGTAACAAAAAGTTTGCTCAGGCATAGCGCCCACAGCATTTTTCAAATTAGCAGCTGTCCTTGAGAAATTCAGCTTGACCAATTTTCTTTTAATTGCCTCTTCGACATAATCATAGAGCATTCTTTGGTAAATTGCCAAGTCTTTATTCAACGTATAATCAAATCCAACATAAAAAGCTTCAAGTGTTCTTACATTCTCAAACCCAGAAGCAAATCCAATCATTTTCCCCTCGTAATAATACCCTTTGATAAAAAAATCATTCGGCATATTCTTCTTTAGCTCTTTTAATAAGGAAATGTCAAACTTACCTAAATTGAACTCCGCATTATCGCATACATTCTCATACAAACCTTTGATTACTTTTTCCTCATCCCCAATTTGATCAGCTTGCAGATCGACACAGATCAAATCAGAACTTTTTTTGAAAACCGATTTAGCTTTCGTTCTGAATTTAGTTTTCATATCCGCTTTGTAATTTGCAAGTTCTTCCCAATCGGGAGAAACTATCATGCTCATATTGGGTTCTGTTTCCAACTTATGGAAGCCCAGTTTTTCAAGTGATCGTGTCCAAGCATTTTCACCATTGGAAAAGTCCTTGAAAACCAAAGCTTCAACCTTGTCGCCAAATTCTTCTTGATCCATAGCTCTTTCCAAATGCCTGATCACCGCTTCGCACAAAGTTTGGTCCACGATTTCATTAACCGAAATACTCTCAACGCATGAAAATGGATTTCCAACAATCGCTATTTTCCTTTTACTTTCAAGCAAGTTCAAAAAAGCTTTGCTGGAAGCGCAATGGTCAGCCAGCCTCTTTTCCAAATACTTCAAATCAAAAGCTGATAAGAAAATTGGCACCAAGCCAATAGCTACCCCGCTTTGCTCGACCAACAAGTATTTTATATTACCACTGTCTTCAAAGAGTCTAAGGTAGTCCCTGCTTCCAAACAAATTGTCAGCTTTTATATCGCATTGATTCTCAAAATGGTCAATAAGTTTAAACTCATATGCATTATCAACTCCAACCTTATTTAGGTTTCTCGAAAACTTCTTTCCCCAACAATGACTCTCCATATATCTAGACGCAACTCTCATAATTCTACAATTTGATAAGTATCGAAATAATAAAACCCAAAATTATATTTCCAGCATTTTTTTAACTTCCGCCAAAGTGCTCTTGTTGACAGAAGCTAGTACCTGCTTGCCGCTCTTTTGAGTTTGAATAAGATCGGCGTTCACCAGCTCTTTCAGGTGATGCGAAACTGTAGGCGCTCCAATGTGCAACTTGTCCGAAATCGTCTGAATAAAACAACCGCATTTTCCCTGACTGTCAAATGACGACTCTTCCGATTCCGCTATTTTGAAAAACAACTCAAGCCTGTTCTCATTCGACAAGGCTTTCATGATTTTGGCTAATCTCTTTAACTCCATTTCAATACTTTAATTGACAATTCGACAATTATCGAATTAACTATCATAAGCAACGAACTCCTTATAGCAAAGTTGCCTCAAGCGCATATTTTTAGAAAATACATCGAATATTTTCAGCTAAACTCTAAAAATGAATAGATTATTAGCAAAAAATGGGCCCAAAGCATTGCAACGCAGTTGCATAATAGATATATTTGCAACATGATTGCAATGAAAAAACTAGACATTAACCCGTGCAAAGCATTTATACTTGCTACTATTCTTTGCCTTGTGAGCATAATACAGCTGCAAGCGCAAAATCAAGTTATGCTGAATGGTTATATATATAGCGATACTAAACAAAAGGAAGCTCTTGAAAATGTGGCTGTCCACATAGTTGAAATTAATGAGCTTATCATAACAGATCAAAATGGCTATTTTCAAACAAACATACCAAAAGGCGAATATCATTTGCACATTCAAATATTAGGCTATGAGCATTCGACGCTTAATATAAAAGCTTTAAAACCTGTCAATACAGTCAATGTCCGTCTTAAACCAGACTTGATGAAATTGGAAGAGGTCATTGTTATGGACACTGCCAAATCAATTGCTCCTACTTTGAGTATCACTAAAGTTGACGAAACTTTCATGCAAAAAAACATGGGCAACACGCTCATGAATACGCTTGAGAATAAAGCGGGAATTAGTACAATTAATACAGGAACAGGCATCAGCAAAGCGGTAATCCGAGGAATGACTGGCAACAGAATCATGGTAAATGAAAATGGTCTCAAACAAGAGGGGCAGCAATGGGGGAACGATCACGGCTTGGAGATAGACCAAAACAATGTCAAAGATGTGGATATCATCAAAGGGCCTACTGCACTTGAGTATGGTTCCGATGCCATTGGTGGAGTCATCAATATTAATAGTTCAAAAGCTCCTGAGCTCAATACAAGAGCTGCGGAAATTAACTCCAATTTCAAAAGCGGCAATATGTATTATGGCTTATCAGCTATGGCAGAGCAAAATAAAGAAGGAAAATACTTTCGATTAAGAGCTTCTCACGGAAGCTTTGGGAATTATAATGTCCCAGTTGAAAAATATAATTACAATCATACTACGTATGCTCTTAAAGATGGTATATTGGTAAATACAGGCGGCAGAGAAACTAGTTTTAACGGTACATTTGGCTTGTCTAAGCCAAATTACGACATGCAAATTAATATTTCTAATTATTCTTTGCTAGCAGGACTTTTCCCTGGAGCTTATGGCACTCCATCAAGTGTTTCATTTATAGGCTATGACCCTAATAGCAGAGAAGTAAAATACCCTAGACAAGATACTAATCATTTCAAAGTCAACTATAATGCTAGTTTCTCTCTTGATGGCTTTTTGGCTAGTTTCATGATCGGCTATCAAAAAAACAATAGAAAAGAAGAATCAGATGCTCACAAGCACTACACAAGACCTGTGGATATTGATACTAACTTAGAAAATGGCCTACAATTAGAAACCTACAGCTGGAAAGCCTCTATTGAAACAGATAATGACAGTAAAGTATCTCATAAAATTGGGGTGAATGGACAGTATCAAGAAAATGAAAGGGATGGCTACTCTTTTCTTATTCCTTCATTCAATTCTTTGCAAGCTGGTCTGTTTTACACAACTGAATATAAAGCTAACGATAAGCTTAATCTATTTGGTGGGGGAAGAATAGACTACTCCAAATTCCAAACATTTGAGCATATTGATACGCTTAATTACGAACCAGATAATGAAGATGAGTTTTGGAAACGATCGGAAAATGCTCAACGCGAATTCTTCAATTGGGCGATTGCCATTGGCGCGGCGTATACTTTAAATGATCACTTTATCGCTAAGCTAAACTTAGCAAAAACTTATAGAGTTCCCAATCAAGCGGAGCTTTCAATCTATGGCGTTCACCACGGTACATTTAGATTTGAAAAAGGAAATATTAATCTGGATCCAGAAGAAGCATTTCAAGCAGATTTAGGGATTTCATACAATTCAAAAAAGATTGAAATGAATTTCACTCCCTACTTAAATTACTTCACCAACTTCATTTATTTAAGCCCGACTGGTGATATTGCCCCCAATGTAGGCGGCCAAATTTACGAATACAAACAAGCTAAAGTTGTTCATACAGGATTTGAATATACAATTCAGTGGAAAATCTCAAAAAAACTAACCTTAAACAATGCAACTGAATATATTCATGCTCATAATTTTGACAGCAAACTGCCTGTACCATTCACTCCACCCTTTTCAAACCTTAGCAATATCGAATATAATTTTAATTCAATAGGAAAAGCTATCAAGCAACCCTTTATAGGAATAGATTATAGGATGACAGCAGCCCAGAATAGAGTGGATAGAAATGAACTATCAACCTCAGGCTATAGTTTAGCAAATTTTTATACAGGATTTGATTTTGGGAATAAAATCCATGGAAGCTTTATGCTCAGAGTGCATAATATATTCAACACTGTATATTACAATCACCTAAGTCAATACAGAATTCTTAATATGCCTGAACAAGGAAGAAATATATCACTATCATTAACATTTAAAATTTAAAATAATGAATTTACTCAAAACCAATTTATTCGTTTTAACTATTTTATCCATATTTACTTTTTCATGTAATTCAGATAATGATGATGTTGATTTGGAAAAACCTGTTATCAATATCTTAGAAATTGGTGAACTGGAAGGCAATGAATATGTAATTCACATTGGCGATACTATTAACTTCAAAGCTTTATTCACAGACAACAATGCCTTAAGGAAATATGAAGTAGATATTCACTATGGAGGAGGTCATGATCATGATCACGACCATAGATTGAATGCTTCTTCAAGCGAAGAAGGTGTTGAATTTAAACATAGACAAAGTTTTGACATTTCGGGGACTCAACATGAAGCTGACTGGATAAAGGATGACTTTCATATTGTAGTAGTACCTGAAAACACAAAACCTGGTACTTATCATTTTGGGGTACATGTAACTGATGTTGAAGGGAATGATGATATAGTTTACAATGATGTAATTTTTGAAGATGCTCACCATGACCATGATCATGACCACTAAAATATAAACTTTATACATTCATCATCATATGTTAGAATCCACCTCTGTTAAAAGGTGGATTTTTTTATATCACGGATTAGTCTTAAACCGGTCGGTAACCCAATTTTATCAAATCCTCTTCATAATCTTGCACTAAGTCGCTTGTGCCGATATCAAACCACCCTCCTTTGCTTGTGGCATTTTTGGAAGAGGTATTTATTCGCTCAGGCAAGAAAGCCTCCAGTCTCAATGGATTTTCAACCTCGTCAGTCAAAGTCACTTTGCCCATTTCGAGTTCTCTCATCAGATTCTTATGCGCTTTATCCTTGCTTTTGACTGATGATCTAGGAGACGACTGACCTGCATCTCCAAATAGCCACATCCTTCTGGATTGCTCCAAAGCTCTAGCAAATCTTAGATAACCCGGAGCTAAAATATACGTCGGAGCCATTGCTCTTTCAACACTCTTGCTTTTAGCTTTGGAGCCGGCGACTTGAGCTCCCAATACTTCCCATTCGCCAGAACCTTCATTATCTCCAGAAATTTTCTCAATGTCATAATTCACTTCCTGCAAGCCTTCGAACATCAAAGAAGTATCGCTCATGTTATTTGGCGGATGTATTACGATCTTTCTAGCATGAGAGCTGTCGGAAGACGCTCTAGCACCTGACCGTGGACTGCCTCCGGCGACTTTGATTCTATCAGAAACCATAAAATCTCTATTGCTTACTCTTTTTCCTCTTAACTCTTCATTGACTGGATCATCGACCACAATTTCACCTTCAGTCACAAGCTCCGTAAAATCATTGATGATCTCCCTACCCCCACTAAAGGAAGCCAAATGAGCATAATAATTTGCTATACGAGACCTCACTTTAGGATCGCTTGACATGACATGATGCGAAAGCAACCATTTGACTTTTGCCCACGCTTCTTGAACTTGAGGATCTGAATGAACATCAAGACTAGGAAACGCGTAATTCTTTTCTAAAATGAACTTGAGCACATCATCGATTTCCTTCTGAATCAAGTGCAAAAATTGAAACAAAGGTCCCATCAGCCAAAATATTGGGTCTTTCGCCGAGGATTGGGTAAATGGATAGTTCTGACTCCAAATATATATCATTCTCTCCATTTTCAACAGCAAGCGATAAGCCACATGCAAACTTTGAGGGTCCTCTACCCAAACCAACTTCTCATAATCTCTTAATGCTCCCCTCAAAGGCTCCAAGGATTTTGAATTTTCCACCCTGCTGACTTCTTCCTGCATTTCAGATGAAGCTTCAACCAATCTTGAAGTGCTTCTCTGCAATAATTCCATCTTAATCAAATGATTCAGAATAGCTTCTGACACATGTCCAACATGATCCAAAAGTTTTGTATCCTTGCGAGCACGGGGAATAGATCGAACAGAAGCAACACTCATGCTTCTAGCCAATAATGGCTCAACTCCAGAAGATGTCATTTCTGGTCCAGCATTTAAAGAAGGCTGTCGCTCCAATACAGTGTCCTCATCAACAGTGGACAATGAAGGGCTTAACAAGGGCGGTGGCAACGGGCAAACTTCATCATCATAATCCTCCGACATAAGAGAAGCCTCAAATTCTGAATGGCTGAAGAAATCATTCAAACGATATGATATCATATTCAGTATACTTTGAAACCCCTTAAGCATACCGCTACGATACTTCTCAACTTTTTCTGGTTTAAAATTCAACTCAACACTAATAGGATGAGCAAAGTCAATCATTACCGCCCGGCTTAAATCCGGAACCTCCTCATTAACCACAACAAGCATACTCGAACCAACATAAACGGTAGGTGATTGCTCTATCCATTGAATAATCTTAACTACATCTTCGTAGAGCCTGTCAGCAACAGGTCTCGAAATTCCTGCGATAAGGTTCTTGAAATAAGTGAGATTCGATCCCGCTCCTCGACTCCCATCCTTTTGAGCATCCTCATCCCTGAATCCGTACTTCTCACTCACTGCCGGATCCATCAACACTTGATGTCTAAAAGCTTTGAATTTAGCCAATCCAACACCCAAGCCTTGATTTCTTTTTTGTTCGGATTTACTCGCAGTCGAAGTTCCTATTTTTAAATCTCTCAATTTGGAGGCTTTATGACCGCCTGTCACATCCTCAAGAATTATATATTTATATTTGGGATTTCTATCCTGCCATTTTTCATGGACTTTTCTCCGATCATCTCCTTCTACATTTGCCGCTAACTCATCAATAGTCTCAAAAGGACCTATAAACTCCGGAATATGCGGCCTAGGACCACTTCCTTCAGCAATTATTCTTCTAAAATTTCTATATTGTTCAGCTTCCAATGGGTCGATACGCTTAACAATATATCCTTTGATTTTTAACAGGTCTTCGGCATGCCCTGCCATCTGTATCGGTGATTGGCTTGAAAAATTAATCGAATCTAAAGCGAACTTTGATTGCAAAGGAATCTTGCTCATGCTCTTTCTTTCAGCATTAACTCTGCTCCGTTTTACAATCTCTTTACTCTGATACATTCAAACAGCTAAATATACTCGCTTCTACATAACTCTGAATTCTATAAGTGGTTCCATTCAAATGAATATAATAAAATCAAAATGACTATAATCAAAAAAATTATTCAAAAAATAAAGCCGGACATTTTGCCCGGCTTCTTAATAATATATCTGAAAATCCTCAATTAGTCGATCAAACTATTTAGGATTTCACTTGGTCTCATGGCTTTTGACGCTAATGATTCTGAAGGTTGATAATATCCCTCGATATCAACAGCGTTGCCTTGCACGCCATTCAACTGGGAAACTATTTCAGCTTCATTTGCATTCATTTTTTCACTTAATGCAGAAAAAACGTTTTTCAATTCAGCATCTTCATCTTGACTAGCCAAAGCTTCAGCCCAACACAATGCCAAATAAAAATGACTGCCTCGGTTATCAATTTCTCCAAGTTTTCGAGCAGGCGATTTGTCATTGTCCAAAAACTTCTCAGTAGCAACATCCAAAGCCTTGGATAATACCAATGCTTTGCTATTTCCATTCGCATTGCTTAAATGCTCCAATGAAACTGTCAAAGCCAAAAACTCGCCCAAAGAATCCCATCTTAAATAGTTTTCTTTCAAGAATTGTTGCACGTGCTTAGGAGCTGAACCACCCGCGCCTGTCTCAAACAATCCTCCTCCATTCATCAAAGGAACAATCGAAAGCATTTTTGCGCTAGTGCCTAATTCCAAGATCGGAAACAAATCCGTCAAGTAATCTCTCAACACATT
The Aureibacter tunicatorum DNA segment above includes these coding regions:
- a CDS encoding TonB-dependent receptor, whose product is MKKLDINPCKAFILATILCLVSIIQLQAQNQVMLNGYIYSDTKQKEALENVAVHIVEINELIITDQNGYFQTNIPKGEYHLHIQILGYEHSTLNIKALKPVNTVNVRLKPDLMKLEEVIVMDTAKSIAPTLSITKVDETFMQKNMGNTLMNTLENKAGISTINTGTGISKAVIRGMTGNRIMVNENGLKQEGQQWGNDHGLEIDQNNVKDVDIIKGPTALEYGSDAIGGVININSSKAPELNTRAAEINSNFKSGNMYYGLSAMAEQNKEGKYFRLRASHGSFGNYNVPVEKYNYNHTTYALKDGILVNTGGRETSFNGTFGLSKPNYDMQINISNYSLLAGLFPGAYGTPSSVSFIGYDPNSREVKYPRQDTNHFKVNYNASFSLDGFLASFMIGYQKNNRKEESDAHKHYTRPVDIDTNLENGLQLETYSWKASIETDNDSKVSHKIGVNGQYQENERDGYSFLIPSFNSLQAGLFYTTEYKANDKLNLFGGGRIDYSKFQTFEHIDTLNYEPDNEDEFWKRSENAQREFFNWAIAIGAAYTLNDHFIAKLNLAKTYRVPNQAELSIYGVHHGTFRFEKGNINLDPEEAFQADLGISYNSKKIEMNFTPYLNYFTNFIYLSPTGDIAPNVGGQIYEYKQAKVVHTGFEYTIQWKISKKLTLNNATEYIHAHNFDSKLPVPFTPPFSNLSNIEYNFNSIGKAIKQPFIGIDYRMTAAQNRVDRNELSTSGYSLANFYTGFDFGNKIHGSFMLRVHNIFNTVYYNHLSQYRILNMPEQGRNISLSLTFKI
- a CDS encoding inositol polyphosphate kinase family protein, which encodes MYQSKEIVKRSRVNAERKSMSKIPLQSKFALDSINFSSQSPIQMAGHAEDLLKIKGYIVKRIDPLEAEQYRNFRRIIAEGSGPRPHIPEFIGPFETIDELAANVEGDDRRKVHEKWQDRNPKYKYIILEDVTGGHKASKLRDLKIGTSTASKSEQKRNQGLGVGLAKFKAFRHQVLMDPAVSEKYGFRDEDAQKDGSRGAGSNLTYFKNLIAGISRPVADRLYEDVVKIIQWIEQSPTVYVGSSMLVVVNEEVPDLSRAVMIDFAHPISVELNFKPEKVEKYRSGMLKGFQSILNMISYRLNDFFSHSEFEASLMSEDYDDEVCPLPPPLLSPSLSTVDEDTVLERQPSLNAGPEMTSSGVEPLLARSMSVASVRSIPRARKDTKLLDHVGHVSEAILNHLIKMELLQRSTSRLVEASSEMQEEVSRVENSKSLEPLRGALRDYEKLVWVEDPQSLHVAYRLLLKMERMIYIWSQNYPFTQSSAKDPIFWLMGPLFQFLHLIQKEIDDVLKFILEKNYAFPSLDVHSDPQVQEAWAKVKWLLSHHVMSSDPKVRSRIANYYAHLASFSGGREIINDFTELVTEGEIVVDDPVNEELRGKRVSNRDFMVSDRIKVAGGSPRSGARASSDSSHARKIVIHPPNNMSDTSLMFEGLQEVNYDIEKISGDNEGSGEWEVLGAQVAGSKAKSKSVERAMAPTYILAPGYLRFARALEQSRRMWLFGDAGQSSPRSSVKSKDKAHKNLMRELEMGKVTLTDEVENPLRLEAFLPERINTSSKNATSKGGWFDIGTSDLVQDYEEDLIKLGYRPV
- a CDS encoding TolC family protein gives rise to the protein MKKLLIIIYLSTLGLNLKSVAQNTLTLNDAIIIGLEQNFDIQIENEKVNAASINNTWGQAGRLPTIDLQVNESNSFSSTDNPARLQNGDFFNVNVGPQLTANWTIFEGFKVNITKHRLELLEEQSSGNSTIIVENTIQGIVQAYYSALLEQERLNTLKETMKLSRMKYRYSEAKLELGSAVTYDVLRDKNNYLTDSSNYLNQELKYRNALRQLNVLLAEDVQEEFVLIDKLSASEKDYAFADLHSRMTKDNSTLKNQFINLKILQEDVKLAKTALMPRLGVTAGASYEKSYFADISESKPENQPTVDIGTTKNYYMNFSLAYRLWDGGKIKRSIQNAQIQERIGNLQIDKMENELSNLLLSNLELYNVQKNVLKVRDENLKTADLNLELATEKFRNGTITTFEFRDVQINQLRASLEKLQSIYELINTDTELMRISGGILTELNP
- a CDS encoding DUF4625 domain-containing protein, with translation MNLLKTNLFVLTILSIFTFSCNSDNDDVDLEKPVINILEIGELEGNEYVIHIGDTINFKALFTDNNALRKYEVDIHYGGGHDHDHDHRLNASSSEEGVEFKHRQSFDISGTQHEADWIKDDFHIVVVPENTKPGTYHFGVHVTDVEGNDDIVYNDVIFEDAHHDHDHDH
- the murI gene encoding glutamate racemase, with product MSSKPIGIFDSGVGGLSVWKEISNLLPYENLVYFADQKNCPYGTKTEKEILELVAKVCDFLISRECKMIIMACNTATAHAIQTLRNKFPHIPFVGMEPAVKPAIINSRTHKIGVLATQATLRSEFFKKRSSKYLHEQSQLFLQPGHGLVELVENSKASSPEAKALLESYLLPMINKGADHLVLGCSHYPFFHKIIQEIIDAHSSEMTILDPAEAIARRTKNLLLESGNLNDSPLPPFFQFFTNANIVALESFINKELVQTKNNLNSSYEIKLVADQ
- a CDS encoding metallophosphoesterase — protein: MIVIPLAVIAMIVGGVYWFWSSFGLFNNVSYSAEIYFVLVALALGGLLHFIFMDPFKRSNPSLTTNIIGGFTFAFIISAIFSAALGLASSLVLGVFGGLSDLAGAFDLGWNHLLYYGALVSFWFGVAIFLGMLYGVFWGRYKFGVTQIELFFDNLPQEFDGYRIAHISDMHLGTFDSIRRVGKGIDKLQAEKPDLILFTGDMVNNIAEEAEPFIDMMKSLKAPDGKYSVLGNHDYASYVPWKDELSKQANLEKLMNIESQMGFKLMMNENIAISKGDSSIKLLGVENWGEPPFPQNGDLNAALSGVDPSDFKILMSHDPTHWSHEVLKHSNRIDLTLAGHTHGMQFGIELGKFRWSPVQYRYEMWGGLYQQMNEYLYVNRGFGHHGFPGRLGIWPEITIITLRKR
- a CDS encoding metalloregulator ArsR/SmtB family transcription factor, yielding MELKRLAKIMKALSNENRLELFFKIAESEESSFDSQGKCGCFIQTISDKLHIGAPTVSHHLKELVNADLIQTQKSGKQVLASVNKSTLAEVKKMLEI